From Methylomonas sp. EFPC3, a single genomic window includes:
- a CDS encoding Nramp family divalent metal transporter, with translation MKNKALADLPRHNVPNFPGWWAALGPGVVWMALAQGSGELIWWPYMVAKYGLTFLWLLAPACLLQYPLNLEIGRYTLLTGESIFHGFIRLNRSFGVFLWLLMTVSFLWFGAFASAGGTAMAELTHWPEGWSQRGQSLFWGYASIAVFVTAILASGVVYTLIERFMKLVAVVTVVGLLSACLQADVLRALPEFAQGLFGPVSDMPRPWDNHDASKLLTAITFAGLGGFWILFYSYWLRDKGAGMAGLVGRITGLGGAEEAVLSDGFLPADAAQSAQNWQSWRRFLSADILVGIVGNLLTTLMTCLLAYALLFPKGLLPQEYELAVVQSQFFAVSWGEIGRLLFLVVAAAFLTDTWLATADAVSRIQADIVLTLFPQAQRWPARRWYYLFLALLTLITSFTMQLDAPGPLILTSALIGFAGTILFPAALYLLNYRLLPPHLPEWAKPKGRPWLLGLSFAVYLLLALLYLRASL, from the coding sequence ATGAAAAATAAAGCTCTCGCCGACCTGCCCCGTCACAACGTCCCCAACTTCCCCGGCTGGTGGGCCGCATTGGGGCCCGGCGTGGTGTGGATGGCGCTGGCCCAGGGCAGCGGCGAACTGATCTGGTGGCCGTATATGGTCGCCAAGTACGGTTTGACCTTTCTCTGGTTGTTGGCACCGGCCTGTTTGCTGCAATACCCGTTGAACTTGGAAATCGGCCGCTACACATTACTGACCGGGGAAAGCATTTTTCACGGCTTCATCCGCTTGAACCGCAGCTTCGGCGTGTTTTTATGGCTGCTGATGACAGTATCGTTTCTGTGGTTCGGCGCGTTCGCCTCGGCCGGCGGCACGGCGATGGCCGAATTGACCCATTGGCCGGAGGGCTGGAGCCAGCGCGGCCAAAGCCTGTTCTGGGGCTACGCCTCGATTGCGGTGTTCGTCACGGCGATTCTGGCCAGCGGCGTGGTCTATACCTTGATCGAGCGTTTCATGAAGCTGGTGGCCGTCGTCACCGTGGTCGGCCTGCTATCGGCCTGTCTACAAGCCGACGTACTGAGGGCGCTTCCGGAATTTGCCCAAGGCCTGTTTGGTCCGGTCAGCGACATGCCCCGGCCCTGGGATAACCATGACGCCAGCAAACTGCTGACCGCCATCACCTTCGCCGGCCTCGGCGGCTTCTGGATCTTGTTTTACTCGTACTGGCTGCGCGACAAAGGCGCCGGCATGGCCGGTCTGGTCGGCCGCATCACCGGCCTGGGCGGCGCCGAGGAAGCGGTGCTCAGCGACGGCTTTCTGCCGGCAGACGCCGCACAAAGCGCGCAAAACTGGCAATCCTGGCGCCGATTCTTGAGCGCGGACATCCTGGTCGGCATCGTCGGCAATTTATTGACCACCTTGATGACCTGCCTGCTGGCCTATGCGCTGCTGTTTCCGAAAGGCTTGCTGCCGCAGGAATACGAACTGGCCGTCGTGCAAAGCCAGTTCTTTGCCGTGAGTTGGGGCGAAATCGGCCGGCTGCTGTTTCTGGTGGTGGCCGCGGCATTTTTGACCGATACCTGGCTGGCTACCGCCGACGCGGTCAGCCGGATTCAAGCCGATATCGTGTTGACGCTGTTTCCGCAGGCGCAACGCTGGCCGGCCCGGCGCTGGTATTACCTGTTTCTGGCGCTACTGACCTTGATTACCTCGTTTACGATGCAGCTTGATGCGCCGGGGCCGTTGATCCTGACCAGCGCCCTGATCGGCTTCGCCGGCACCATCCTGTTTCCGGCGGCCTTATATCTTTTGAATTACCGCTTACTACCGCCTCATTTGCCGGAGTGGGCCAAGCCCAAGGGCCGGCCCTGGCTGCTGGGATTGAGCTTTGCCGTGTATCTGCTGCTGGCGCTGCTGTATCTGCGCGCCAGCCTGTAA
- the nhaD gene encoding sodium:proton antiporter NhaD, with translation MMISGLLGLAALALPTLATADAGVAPESLKPLDLTGHWAGYISLLVMVAAYVAAMLEEVTELRKSKPMLLAAALIWFVIVLAYREQGLDELAVAAFRSNLQTYIELLLFIMVSMTYLNAMEDMRLFDALQVWLVSQHLSYRQLFWMTGFLVFLLSCVVNGLTAGLLMGAVAVAVGKNNPRFVSLACINIVIATNAGGSFSPLGGISTLFVWQHGILGFTEFFKLFLPCLVNFLVPALAMHFALPQEVPSIEMADVALPRGAKRLLFLFGVTIALAVVFDMELHLPAAAGMMAGLALLQFFYYYLHQTEKAKPLSQSEFSLFFGGGDYQAAATQSTRFDIFDKVGRLEWDTLLFFYGAMMGIGGLGYIGYLDAVSHLLYGQLSPTLANIAIGLCSAFVDNGTLMFAILTMHPDITQGQWLLLTLTLGVGGSLLAIGSAPGIGLLGQAKGQYTFSNHMKWCPVILLGYFASIGVHFLVNAHSF, from the coding sequence ATGATGATATCGGGCTTGCTGGGACTGGCAGCCCTGGCGCTGCCGACGCTGGCTACCGCCGATGCCGGGGTGGCCCCGGAAAGCCTGAAACCTTTGGATTTGACCGGCCATTGGGCCGGTTACATTTCGCTTTTGGTCATGGTGGCGGCGTATGTCGCGGCGATGCTGGAAGAAGTGACCGAATTGCGCAAATCCAAACCCATGCTGTTGGCGGCGGCGTTAATCTGGTTCGTTATCGTGCTGGCCTACCGGGAACAGGGGCTGGATGAACTGGCAGTCGCCGCGTTTCGCAGCAATTTGCAGACTTACATCGAGTTGTTGCTGTTCATCATGGTATCGATGACCTATCTGAACGCGATGGAGGACATGCGCCTGTTCGACGCCTTGCAAGTCTGGCTGGTCAGTCAGCATTTGAGTTATCGGCAACTGTTCTGGATGACCGGATTCTTGGTGTTCTTGCTGTCTTGCGTGGTCAACGGCCTGACGGCCGGCCTGCTGATGGGGGCGGTCGCGGTCGCGGTCGGTAAAAACAACCCGCGCTTCGTGTCCTTAGCGTGTATCAATATCGTAATCGCAACCAATGCCGGCGGTTCGTTCAGTCCTTTGGGCGGGATTTCGACCTTGTTCGTCTGGCAGCACGGCATCCTCGGTTTTACCGAATTTTTCAAGTTGTTCTTACCCTGCCTGGTGAATTTCCTGGTCCCGGCGCTGGCGATGCATTTTGCGCTGCCGCAGGAAGTTCCCAGCATCGAAATGGCGGATGTGGCGCTGCCGCGCGGCGCCAAGCGCTTGCTGTTTTTGTTTGGGGTGACGATTGCGTTGGCCGTGGTGTTCGATATGGAGCTGCATTTGCCGGCCGCGGCCGGCATGATGGCGGGCTTGGCGTTATTGCAGTTTTTTTACTATTACCTGCACCAAACCGAAAAGGCCAAACCGTTGAGCCAGTCGGAGTTCTCGCTGTTTTTCGGCGGCGGCGATTACCAGGCCGCCGCCACCCAATCGACGCGTTTCGATATTTTCGACAAAGTCGGCCGGCTGGAATGGGACACGCTGTTGTTTTTTTACGGCGCGATGATGGGCATCGGCGGCCTGGGTTATATCGGTTATCTCGACGCCGTCTCGCACCTGCTTTACGGCCAACTCAGCCCGACTTTGGCCAACATCGCGATCGGCCTGTGCTCGGCCTTCGTCGATAACGGCACGCTGATGTTCGCGATTCTGACCATGCATCCCGACATCACCCAAGGTCAATGGCTGCTGTTGACTTTGACCCTGGGCGTCGGCGGCAGCTTGTTGGCGATCGGTTCGGCGCCGGGGATTGGCTTGTTGGGCCAGGCCAAGGGACAATATACCTTCAGCAACCACATGAAATGGTGTCCGGTGATCCTGCTCGGTTATTTCGCCAGTATCGGCGTGCATTTTCTGGTCAACGCCCATTCCTTTTGA
- a CDS encoding DUF4118 domain-containing protein — MFGSRRRQGNAGPEARLPARTRRERYTGYVCGIAAPFICTLAAWPLRSILEPASILMSYMLGVFLVASRYGRGASLTASLLSPPVFAYYFAPPIFSFAISDLENIVGLAIMIVVASLTSNLLDRARSQAEIARQRENRANALYRLSRALSDAQSREAIAALAAERIRDEFGAEALIVPADENRRLPVSIAAVGPGFDAEAARQAFAANSTRHNQGAAYYPLAGSQTVFGVLLVRAEPSSRLAHPEALALFETFRNLVGQALERLYLAERAREAGLQVQAEALRNALLSAISHDLRTPLTRISGAAGALIDNADRLSAAERQEFYRAVFDEAQRMAELTSKILDMARLSSGEITLHCEWNALEEIVGSALTRLDKALRERPVRTQIPDSLPLLWVDAVLFEQVLANLIENAIKYTPPGSPIDIGAELAADGLQLTVTDYGAGIPDGMQQKIFDKFYRLSGETEHGGVGLGLALCRTIIAAHGGRIRATNLAGKGAAFIIDLPLREPPALDWGETGESGG; from the coding sequence ATGTTCGGTAGCAGGCGGCGGCAGGGCAATGCCGGACCGGAGGCGCGCCTGCCGGCCAGGACCCGGCGCGAGCGCTACACCGGCTACGTTTGCGGGATCGCCGCGCCGTTTATCTGCACGTTGGCGGCTTGGCCGTTGCGGAGCATATTGGAGCCGGCCAGCATTCTGATGAGCTATATGCTCGGCGTGTTCCTGGTCGCCAGCCGCTACGGCCGCGGCGCGTCGCTGACCGCCTCGCTGCTGAGCCCGCCGGTGTTTGCCTATTATTTCGCGCCGCCGATTTTCTCGTTTGCGATTTCCGATCTGGAAAACATCGTCGGTTTGGCCATCATGATCGTCGTTGCCAGTCTGACCAGCAATTTATTGGATCGGGCTCGCAGTCAAGCCGAAATTGCCCGGCAACGGGAAAACCGGGCCAACGCCTTGTACCGCTTAAGCCGGGCCTTGTCCGATGCGCAGAGCCGCGAGGCGATTGCGGCGTTGGCTGCCGAGCGGATACGCGACGAATTCGGCGCCGAAGCCCTCATCGTGCCGGCCGACGAGAACCGGCGCCTGCCGGTGTCGATTGCCGCAGTTGGGCCGGGTTTCGATGCCGAAGCCGCCCGGCAGGCGTTCGCGGCGAACTCGACTCGCCACAATCAGGGGGCAGCCTATTATCCGTTGGCCGGATCGCAGACCGTATTCGGCGTGTTGTTGGTCAGAGCGGAGCCTTCGTCGCGCTTGGCGCATCCGGAGGCACTGGCTTTGTTCGAAACCTTCCGCAATCTGGTCGGCCAGGCGCTGGAGCGCTTGTATCTGGCCGAACGCGCCCGCGAAGCCGGCCTGCAGGTGCAGGCCGAAGCGTTACGAAACGCCTTGCTCAGCGCGATCTCCCACGACTTGCGCACGCCGTTGACCCGGATCAGCGGTGCGGCCGGCGCATTGATCGACAATGCCGACCGCTTATCGGCGGCCGAGCGCCAGGAGTTTTACCGGGCGGTATTCGACGAAGCGCAACGGATGGCCGAATTGACCAGCAAGATTCTGGACATGGCCCGGCTCAGCAGCGGCGAAATTACGCTGCATTGCGAATGGAACGCGCTGGAGGAAATCGTCGGCAGCGCGTTGACCCGGCTCGATAAAGCGTTGCGGGAGCGGCCGGTGCGTACCCAAATTCCGGACAGCCTGCCGTTGTTGTGGGTCGATGCCGTCTTGTTCGAGCAAGTGCTGGCCAATCTGATCGAGAACGCTATCAAATACACGCCGCCGGGCAGCCCGATCGATATTGGCGCGGAACTGGCGGCAGACGGTTTGCAATTGACCGTTACCGATTACGGCGCCGGGATTCCGGACGGCATGCAGCAGAAAATCTTCGACAAATTCTACCGGCTGAGCGGTGAGACCGAACACGGCGGCGTCGGCTTGGGACTGGCATTGTGCCGTACCATCATTGCCGCCCACGGCGGCCGGATTCGGGCGACGAATCTGGCCGGTAAGGGCGCGGCGTTCATTATCGATTTGCCGTTGCGCGAGCCGCCGGCGCTGGATTGGGGCGAGACCGGAGAGAGTGGCGGATGA
- a CDS encoding response regulator, with protein sequence MNDAAPLILLIEDDSQTRRFLKTSLANRGWRIAEADCAKAGLALLKSEQPDCVILDLGLPDMDGIAVARRLRQLSDLPVLVLSARSQEQNKIMALDAGADDYLTKPFGSGELHARLQALLRRVARSIAASETFETGQLKIDLARRKVFIAGNEVRITPIEFRLLGILVRHAGLVVTHRQLLGEVWGAEHIHDQHYLRIYMGQLRHKLEVNPARPRYLLTEVGVGYRLAADGG encoded by the coding sequence ATGAACGATGCGGCACCGTTGATTTTACTGATAGAAGACGACAGCCAGACCCGGCGCTTTTTGAAAACCAGCCTGGCCAACCGCGGCTGGCGCATCGCCGAAGCCGATTGCGCCAAGGCCGGGCTGGCGCTGTTGAAAAGCGAGCAGCCCGATTGCGTGATCCTGGACTTGGGCTTGCCGGACATGGATGGGATCGCCGTGGCCCGGCGCTTGCGGCAACTGTCCGATCTGCCGGTGCTGGTGTTGTCGGCCCGTAGCCAGGAGCAGAACAAGATCATGGCGCTGGATGCCGGCGCCGACGATTATCTGACCAAACCGTTCGGCAGCGGCGAATTGCATGCCCGTTTGCAGGCCTTGTTGCGCCGGGTGGCGCGCAGTATCGCGGCTAGCGAGACTTTCGAAACCGGGCAATTAAAAATCGATCTGGCGCGGCGCAAAGTGTTCATCGCCGGTAACGAAGTGCGGATTACGCCGATCGAGTTTCGCCTGCTCGGCATCCTGGTGCGTCATGCCGGCCTGGTCGTGACCCATCGGCAATTGCTCGGCGAAGTTTGGGGGGCCGAGCATATTCACGACCAGCACTATCTGCGCATCTACATGGGCCAGTTGCGGCACAAGCTGGAGGTGAATCCGGCCCGGCCGCGTTATCTGTTGACCGAAGTCGGCGTCGGCTACCGGCTGGCCGCCGACGGCGGCTGA
- a CDS encoding DUF1289 domain-containing protein: MKYSPCVDQCTSDGTHCSGCGRSHQEIAETKQLVKTVVDFIQKQGYDNPEEFVDRISKSILKKLQKANG, from the coding sequence ATGAAATACAGCCCTTGCGTCGACCAATGCACCAGTGACGGTACTCATTGCTCAGGCTGCGGCCGCTCGCACCAGGAAATCGCCGAAACCAAGCAATTGGTCAAAACGGTGGTCGACTTCATCCAGAAACAGGGTTACGACAACCCGGAAGAGTTTGTCGACCGCATCAGCAAAAGCATTCTGAAAAAGCTGCAAAAAGCCAACGGCTGA
- a CDS encoding TonB-dependent receptor: MNNFNSNLPAHLPNVSTATSSGNRLRCDKWLGTVSLCFVASALAAETAPEPAGTETEVVLEKVIVTDKFPSVKNLGASEMEADILESKRAAVSDTAKLLEDTPGVSLYGAGGVSSLPVIHGLNDDRVKIDINGMILTSACANHMNPPLSYIDRSNIGKITILTGVTPVSLGGDSIGGTISVQTPEPVFAEPGKDILLDGSVSSFYRSNGDAFGGSIAAGVATQNVRLDYTGSHTESMNYNDGNGQIVNSTAYVNQNHSAALSFKSDNHLVVVRGGQQHMPYQLFPNQRMDLTNNDSIFGNIMHKGSFDWGTLESKFYFESTQHSMDIGDDKHNRYLDGTVSGGGFAFPNDRMPMETRGRNLGYKILAEIPYGKRDTFRIGNEYHANKLNDYWPAVHNDPGPANPTPNPAYWMMAPQNYINLNNAEKERIAFFGEWEARWNQQWKSLLGLRYEHTSTDTGNVSPYNPNLLGTNGNLANNPDPAGAKLALTAANAFNARDKGRTNDTFDVTALVQFTPNDISQYELGYARKNRTPNLYERYVWGARKMDMAMIGWFGDGNGYVGNMDLTEETAHTVSLTAAFHEPQNNLWEVNVTPYFTYVNNFIDADRCLVNTNPARDANGCRSAATSYTGGPTINNLTVDNQYVYLQYANHDARLWGMDVSARTRLYKDQTLGEFAAHTTMSYVRGERMDGGNLYHMMPFNMKLSLDHRLSSWQSALEMQFVDGKSHVQQIRNEVQTPSYILLNARTGYEWGNFRLDVGLDNVLDKQYFHPLAGSYLGDRYGMNPTAAPNVTVPWGRNVPGMGRSAFVGVTIKY; this comes from the coding sequence ATGAACAATTTCAATTCAAATCTACCGGCCCATTTGCCGAACGTTTCTACGGCAACTTCCTCCGGCAACCGGCTGCGCTGCGATAAATGGCTCGGCACGGTATCGCTCTGTTTCGTCGCTTCGGCGTTGGCTGCCGAGACCGCGCCGGAACCGGCCGGAACCGAAACCGAGGTGGTCCTGGAAAAAGTGATCGTCACCGACAAGTTCCCCAGCGTTAAAAACCTGGGCGCATCGGAAATGGAAGCCGATATTCTGGAAAGCAAGCGGGCGGCGGTCAGCGACACCGCCAAATTATTGGAGGATACGCCCGGCGTCAGTTTGTACGGCGCCGGCGGCGTCTCCAGTTTGCCGGTGATCCACGGCCTGAACGACGACCGGGTCAAAATCGACATCAACGGCATGATCTTGACTTCCGCCTGCGCCAACCACATGAATCCGCCGTTGTCGTATATCGACCGCAGCAATATCGGCAAGATCACGATTCTGACTGGGGTGACGCCGGTGAGCTTGGGCGGCGACAGCATCGGCGGCACCATTTCGGTACAAACCCCGGAACCGGTGTTTGCCGAGCCGGGCAAGGATATTTTGCTGGACGGTTCGGTGTCGTCGTTTTACCGCAGCAACGGCGACGCCTTCGGCGGCAGTATCGCGGCCGGCGTCGCTACTCAGAACGTCCGGCTGGACTACACCGGTTCGCATACCGAAAGCATGAATTACAACGACGGCAACGGCCAGATCGTCAACTCCACGGCTTACGTCAACCAAAACCACTCCGCGGCGTTGTCGTTCAAATCCGACAACCATCTGGTCGTGGTCAGAGGCGGCCAGCAGCACATGCCCTACCAGTTGTTTCCGAACCAGCGTATGGACCTGACCAACAACGACAGTATCTTCGGCAACATCATGCACAAGGGCAGTTTCGATTGGGGCACGCTGGAAAGTAAGTTCTACTTCGAGTCGACCCAGCACAGCATGGACATCGGCGACGACAAGCACAACCGCTATCTCGACGGTACGGTGTCGGGCGGCGGTTTTGCTTTTCCGAACGACAGGATGCCGATGGAAACCCGTGGCCGCAATCTGGGCTACAAGATTTTGGCGGAAATCCCCTACGGCAAGCGCGATACCTTCAGAATCGGCAACGAATACCACGCCAACAAGCTGAACGATTACTGGCCGGCGGTGCATAACGATCCTGGACCAGCCAACCCCACGCCGAATCCCGCATACTGGATGATGGCGCCGCAGAATTACATCAATTTAAACAATGCCGAAAAGGAGCGGATTGCCTTTTTCGGCGAATGGGAAGCGCGCTGGAACCAACAATGGAAAAGCTTGCTGGGTTTGCGCTACGAACACACCAGCACCGATACGGGTAACGTCAGCCCCTACAACCCGAATTTGCTGGGGACCAATGGCAATTTGGCGAACAATCCCGATCCGGCAGGCGCGAAATTAGCCTTGACGGCGGCCAACGCCTTCAATGCTCGCGATAAAGGGCGGACCAACGACACTTTCGACGTGACGGCTCTGGTGCAGTTCACGCCCAACGACATCAGTCAGTACGAATTGGGTTATGCCCGCAAGAACCGCACCCCGAATTTGTACGAGCGTTACGTCTGGGGCGCGCGGAAAATGGATATGGCGATGATAGGCTGGTTCGGCGATGGTAATGGCTATGTCGGCAATATGGATTTGACTGAGGAAACCGCCCATACCGTCAGTTTGACCGCCGCATTTCACGAGCCGCAAAACAATTTGTGGGAAGTCAACGTCACGCCGTATTTTACGTACGTCAATAACTTCATCGATGCGGATCGCTGTCTGGTCAATACCAATCCGGCTCGGGACGCCAACGGCTGCCGCAGCGCGGCAACGTCATACACGGGCGGGCCTACCATCAATAACTTGACGGTGGACAATCAGTACGTCTATTTGCAATACGCCAACCACGATGCGCGGCTATGGGGTATGGACGTGTCGGCTCGCACCCGCTTGTACAAAGACCAAACGCTCGGCGAATTTGCGGCCCATACCACGATGAGTTATGTCCGCGGCGAGCGGATGGACGGCGGCAACCTGTACCACATGATGCCGTTCAATATGAAATTGAGTCTGGACCACCGCTTGAGCAGTTGGCAGAGCGCGCTGGAAATGCAGTTCGTCGACGGCAAATCCCATGTCCAGCAAATCCGTAACGAAGTTCAGACCCCGTCCTACATCCTGCTCAACGCCAGAACCGGCTACGAATGGGGCAATTTCAGGCTGGACGTCGGCTTGGACAACGTGCTGGATAAACAATATTTCCATCCCTTGGCCGGCTCCTATCTCGGCGACCGCTACGGCATGAATCCGACCGCGGCCCCCAACGTCACGGTGCCTTGGGGCCGAAACGTGCCGGGTATGGGCCGCTCGGCTTTCGTCGGCGTCACGATCAAGTATTGA